In one Thermosipho ferrireducens genomic region, the following are encoded:
- a CDS encoding methyl-accepting chemotaxis protein produces MKSIAAKLTVIVCIMLIGFTLSEILSLLNIKNVEQIAKSTSLLNTYKDELADATTKLFKGLSARDKKVLQNSVNMFQNIADKLKSTEKFLDGENLASMKKLNAIISKLILETRSLKISNVKQSTLDKIFSYNNEIIKLLKRITINLETNHQKVTQKMKKSIYFIFFTTISITILIGYLTTLSFTRPLKKLAVLVENLSHGKLNIEIEQIKSRDEIGKAAKSVEKLRKILQDTIIAINNASMEINSSTQEISAVSEQLSANLSTIVESVNVLSKEAEDNSATLQEITATVEEFSSTADTNAKAAQEILEKTNIVLELTNKSTDEVLEVIDLAKESKASSEHTKEMLNSLLQFTENINTIVNVINSLSEQTNLLALNAAIEAARAGEAGKGFAVVAEEIRKLAEESKNATGQIVEILNSIKEGVSSSSDSVDKTANAINKTLGAVENVEKVFNRIKEAIAIIQNGVETVAASAQEQSAGLEEMTSAIDRLNNLLNIAAKSSQNANASLQEINSATEELVASIQTISENMRSLHERIEHFQI; encoded by the coding sequence ATGAAAAGCATTGCTGCAAAACTTACAGTCATAGTTTGTATAATGTTAATTGGATTTACTCTAAGCGAGATATTGTCATTATTAAATATCAAAAACGTTGAACAAATTGCCAAAAGCACCAGCTTATTAAATACATATAAAGATGAATTAGCAGATGCTACTACAAAGCTCTTTAAAGGACTTTCCGCTCGAGACAAAAAAGTCTTACAAAACTCTGTTAACATGTTCCAAAACATAGCTGATAAATTAAAATCTACCGAAAAATTTTTAGATGGCGAAAACCTCGCCAGTATGAAAAAGCTAAACGCAATAATCTCAAAGCTAATACTTGAAACCAGATCTTTGAAAATAAGTAATGTTAAACAATCAACACTTGATAAAATATTTTCCTATAATAATGAAATCATTAAATTGTTAAAAAGAATAACTATAAATCTTGAAACCAATCACCAGAAAGTAACTCAAAAGATGAAAAAAAGTATTTACTTTATATTTTTTACCACAATTAGTATAACAATATTGATAGGTTACTTAACCACTTTAAGTTTTACACGGCCTCTTAAAAAACTTGCTGTTTTAGTCGAAAATCTTAGCCATGGAAAGTTAAACATAGAGATAGAGCAAATTAAAAGTAGAGATGAAATAGGCAAAGCGGCAAAATCTGTAGAAAAGCTTCGAAAAATTCTACAGGATACTATTATAGCTATAAACAATGCCTCAATGGAAATAAATTCCAGCACTCAGGAGATCTCGGCTGTTTCAGAACAGCTATCTGCAAATCTCTCAACCATCGTCGAGTCTGTGAACGTGTTAAGCAAAGAAGCTGAGGATAATTCAGCGACACTTCAGGAAATTACTGCGACTGTTGAAGAGTTCTCTTCAACTGCAGACACGAATGCCAAAGCAGCCCAGGAAATCCTCGAAAAAACAAATATAGTTCTTGAGCTTACCAACAAAAGCACAGATGAAGTTCTCGAAGTTATAGACTTAGCAAAAGAGTCTAAAGCATCAAGTGAACACACTAAAGAAATGCTTAACTCACTTTTGCAATTTACCGAAAATATAAATACCATAGTAAATGTTATTAACAGTCTTTCTGAGCAAACTAATCTTTTAGCCTTAAACGCCGCTATAGAAGCAGCGCGAGCTGGTGAGGCAGGAAAAGGATTTGCAGTTGTCGCTGAGGAAATAAGAAAGCTTGCCGAAGAAAGTAAAAACGCCACAGGACAGATTGTTGAAATTCTAAACTCAATAAAAGAAGGGGTTTCAAGTTCATCTGATTCTGTGGATAAAACTGCTAATGCAATAAATAAAACATTAGGAGCCGTGGAAAATGTTGAAAAAGTGTTTAATAGGATAAAAGAAGCGATTGCAATTATTCAAAATGGTGTAGAAACAGTTGCGGCAAGTGCTCAGGAGCAAAGCGCAGGTCTCGAGGAAATGACCTCTGCTATTGATAGACTAAATAACCTACTTAATATCGCTGCTAAGTCTTCTCAGAATGCAAATGCTTCCCTCCAGGAAATAAATAGTGCCACAGAAGAACTTGTAGCATCCATACAAACAATTTCCGAAAATATGAGAAGTCTTCATGAAAGAATAGAGCATTTCCAGATATAG
- a CDS encoding EAL domain-containing protein has product MWKWNKEEKQALRNITNVLFNKDNIEKLKVINTIFKKSTILALVIKSFLRNETWIDYLLHSLDPYKIKERFQKELSNYFYPIVTTVTDSLDFISIVVLQHDISNEKSIERQIELFEEKIISFFLSDDYLGQIKQHFKAFRNPFEDFFGFSVGYAVVNSPNDESVINALKIAIKNAEVRKKLKLNKLTMEFFEILNRNKLESHFQPIVDIKDKKIYAYEALVRGPEESKLRNPSLLFKIASLNDLEFELDNLTRKIHLYNFKTILKENKKAKLSINLGPSALLFADRVVKDFKNNGISGDQVICEISESTFIEDFSAFFNAIEFLNSEGYMVALDDFGAGGATFKIILSENVSIVKIDRSLSRAIEFSRPNTFFLRELLPIMQNSNKAVIIEGIETEDQLKLLLDMGYRYYQGFYFAKPSSKPVDIKFMTEKFGKQITN; this is encoded by the coding sequence ATGTGGAAATGGAACAAAGAAGAAAAGCAAGCGTTAAGAAATATAACAAATGTTCTATTCAATAAGGATAATATCGAAAAACTTAAAGTCATAAACACAATTTTTAAAAAATCAACAATATTAGCGCTCGTTATAAAAAGCTTTCTTCGCAATGAAACGTGGATAGATTATCTTCTTCATTCCCTTGATCCTTACAAAATTAAAGAGAGATTTCAAAAAGAGTTATCAAACTATTTCTATCCCATTGTTACCACAGTCACAGATTCCTTAGACTTTATTTCCATAGTTGTCCTTCAACACGATATTTCCAATGAAAAAAGCATAGAAAGGCAAATAGAACTCTTTGAAGAAAAAATAATCTCTTTCTTTTTGAGCGACGATTATCTTGGTCAAATAAAGCAACATTTTAAAGCTTTTCGAAATCCTTTTGAAGATTTCTTTGGCTTCTCGGTAGGGTACGCAGTTGTTAATTCCCCCAATGACGAAAGTGTAATTAATGCCCTAAAAATAGCAATAAAAAATGCAGAAGTTAGAAAAAAGTTAAAATTAAACAAACTGACAATGGAATTTTTTGAAATATTAAACAGAAACAAATTAGAAAGTCATTTTCAACCAATAGTTGATATCAAGGACAAAAAGATATATGCTTACGAAGCACTTGTAAGAGGGCCAGAAGAATCAAAACTAAGAAATCCATCACTTTTATTTAAAATTGCATCTTTAAACGATTTAGAGTTTGAATTAGATAATTTAACCAGAAAAATACACCTTTACAATTTTAAAACCATACTTAAAGAAAATAAAAAAGCCAAACTCAGTATAAATCTTGGACCATCAGCTCTTCTTTTTGCAGATAGAGTTGTAAAAGACTTCAAAAACAATGGAATATCAGGCGACCAGGTAATTTGTGAAATATCTGAAAGTACATTTATAGAAGATTTTTCAGCTTTTTTCAACGCTATAGAATTTCTTAATTCTGAAGGTTACATGGTTGCATTGGATGATTTTGGAGCAGGCGGTGCAACTTTTAAGATTATATTATCTGAAAATGTAAGTATAGTAAAAATAGATAGAAGTCTTTCCAGAGCAATAGAATTTTCCAGACCAAATACTTTTTTCCTGCGCGAATTATTACCAATCATGCAAAACTCTAATAAAGCCGTAATAATAGAGGGAATAGAAACAGAAGATCAGTTAAAACTATTATTGGATATGGGTTATAGATATTACCAGGGATTTTATTTTGCAAAACCATCTTCTAAACCTGTTGATATCAAGTTCATGACCGAAAAATTTGGAAAACAAATTACTAATTAA
- a CDS encoding DUF3783 domain-containing protein, giving the protein MEKEKRYIIMHGFSRDEVLKILKLMRENFPEKELIFATTTPINITWKLEDLINEIDKEHETMKKLKHKNKNR; this is encoded by the coding sequence ATGGAAAAAGAGAAGCGATACATTATAATGCATGGTTTTTCCAGAGATGAGGTATTAAAAATATTAAAGTTAATGCGCGAAAATTTTCCAGAAAAAGAATTAATTTTTGCAACTACCACACCTATAAATATCACCTGGAAACTTGAAGATCTTATAAATGAAATAGATAAAGAACACGAAACAATGAAAAAACTAAAACATAAGAATAAAAATAGATAA